A genomic window from Periophthalmus magnuspinnatus isolate fPerMag1 chromosome 16, fPerMag1.2.pri, whole genome shotgun sequence includes:
- the dcaf13 gene encoding DDB1- and CUL4-associated factor 13, translating to MKVKVLSRNPDDYVRETKYDIQRVPRNYDPSLHPFEVNREYTRALNATKLERVFAKPFLASLDGHRDGVNCMAKHSTRLSSLLSGSCDGELKIWNLTKRECVRTIQAHEGFVRGIVVRFCGTSFFTVGDDKTIKQWKIQSPEYGEEEEPLNTILGKTVFTGLDHHRQEGVFATCGQQVDIWDEQRSSPIRSFTWGVDSFSSVRFNPVETELLASCASDRSIVLYDMREATPLKKVVMTMRSNTLCWNPMEAYYFTCANEDYNLYTYDMRNLEQPVTVHMDHVSAVLDVDFSPTGKEFVSASFDKTIRIFPKDGGHSREVYHTKRMQHVICIKWSADNKYILSGSDEMNIRLWKANASEKLGVLTHREREAINYSQKLKEKFQHHPQIKRIAHHRHLPKTVYHQSKELRVMREARRRKERNVRKHSKPGSVPVVTEREKHVVTVVK from the exons ATGAAAGTTAAAGTCCTGTCGCGGAATCCGGATGATTATGTCCGGGAGACCAAATATGATATTCAGCGAG TTCCTAGAAACTATGACCCCAGCCTTCATCCATTTGAAGTCAACAGAGAATACACAAGGGCTCTAAATGCCACCAAGTTGGAAAGAGTTTTTGCTAAGCCTTTTTTGGCATCTTTGGATGGACACCGAGATGGAGTAAACTGCATGGCAAAACACAGCACCCGTCTGTCCAGTTTACTGTCTGGCTCCTGTGATGGAGAG TTGAAAATCTGGAACTTGACAAAACGTGAATGTGTCCGAACAATACAAGCTCATGAAGGGTTTGTTCGAGGAATAGTTGTTCGGTTCTGTGGGACATCTTTTTTCACT GTTGGTGATGATAAAACAATCAAACAGTGGAAAATTCAGTCTCCAGAAtatggtgaagaagaagaaccaCTAAACACTATTCTAGGAAAA ACTGTATTCACAGGTCTGGACCACCACAGACAGGAAGGTGTCTTTGCAACATGTGGCCAGCAGGTGGACATCTGGgatgagcagaggagcagtCCTATCCGCTCTTTTACCTGGGGTGTGGACAGCTTCAGCTCTGTTCGTTTTAACCCCGTGGAG ACTGAGCTGCTTGCAAGTTGTGCTTCCGACAGAAGTATAGTGCTTTATGATATGAGGGAAGCAACTCCGCTCAAAAAG GTTGTAATGACAATGAGGAGTAACACACTTTGCTGGAACCCAATGGAAGCATACTACTTTACCTGTGCAAATGAAGACTATAA TCTCTACACTTATGACATGAGGAACCTGGAACAGCCGGTCACAGTGCACATGGACCATGTCTCTGCTGTTCTGGATGTTGACTTTTCACCAACTGGAAAAGAGTTTGTGTCCGCCAGTTTTGACAAAACCATACGGATCTTCCCCAAGGATGGAGGCCACAGCAG AGAGGTCTATCATACCAAGCGCATGCAGCATGTTATCTGCATAAAATGGTCTGCAgacaacaaatatattttaagcgGTTCAGATGAGATGAACATTCGACTATGGAAAGCCAATGCCTCAGAGAAACTTGGAGTG CTGACGCACCGAGAAAGGGAGGCTATAAACTACAGCCAGAAGCTGAAAGAGAAGTTTCAGCATCACCCTCAGATCAAACGCATTGCCCATCACCGACACCTCCCAAAGACAGTGTACCACCAGTCCAAGGAGCTGCGAGTTATGAGGGAGGCTCGCCGCAGAAA GGAGAGAAACGTCCGCAAGCACAGCAAACCTGGATCTGTCCCTGTggtcacagagagagagaagcatgTGGTGACTGTTGTCAAATAG